The DNA sequence CTGAAACTTTTGCAGCAATAAACGGAACAAAAGCACCAACTTTATAAAAAAAGGTCAGGATAAAATCCTGACCCTCTGGTTTCCTAAAAAACCATTTAATAACTATAATTCAAAATTAACTAATTATGAACAAACATTTCCTATTGGGACTGGTCTTTCTGCTTTTTGGCAGCTTGCTTGGTGCCCAGGTTACAATTTTTGGCCAGGTGAGTTTTGGGCAAGAAGATGGCCCAATCATCCCGAACTGGCCAGTTGAAATATTTTTTGCCAACGGCAATGAAGCTGCTACAACAACCACTGCTGACGATGGCTCCTACGAGGTCACCTTAGGCGTGACCTTCAATGTGGCAGAAGAGTTGGAAGTGAGAACGCTGGATATTTGCAACGGTGATTATATCTCCACGGCTTTTGAGGCTGTACCTAACGAGGTGGAGTACCAGGTCAATTTGATTATTTGTAGCGGTATCGACCCCCCGCCACCCACTGATTGTGAACCTTATTTCTATTATGAGCAAGTACCTTCCGACGAAGGTTTTGCCGTTCATTTCTTTGATATCTCTCACCCCGGAGAGGAAGGCATTACTTCCTGGACCTGGGATTTTGGTGACGGCAGCACCAGCAACGAACAGAACCCTGTCCATATTTATACAACAGAGGGCTTCTACGAAGTAGTGCTTACCATTTCTGGAGAAGACTGCGAAGCTACGATTGTTCAGTTAGTAACGGTCCACAACCAAGGCAATTGTAATTGCCCTACGGATGAGTATGATCCTGTCTGTGTGTTTACGCCAAGTGGCACAGTACTAGAATTTGTGAGCCCATGCTTTGCGGAATGTGCAGGTTATGGTCCTGACATATATACCTCTTGTAATGGCAATGAATGTGGTTGTCCTGAATTCTACGCACCCGTATGTGTTACTGGCCCGGATGGTACGACCATCCAGTTTCAGAATCACTGTTTCGCAGAGTGTGAAGGCTATGGCCCTGATCATTGGCTGGATTGTGACGACACTTGCAACTGCCCAGAGGACCTTTATGAACCAGTTTGTGTCCATACTCCTTTTGGTGGATTTGTTGAATTCCCTAATGCTTGCTTTGCCGAATGCGCTGGTTTTGAACCCGGCCAGTACCAGTCTTGCGACGGCGGCTGCGAATGTCCCGAATTTTACGACCCCGTATGTGTAACACTCGACGATGGCACGGTACTCACTTTCAGCAATTTCTGCTTTGCCCAGTGCGAAGGCTATGGCCCAGAAGACTGGACGTCTTGCGATGACGAGTGTGGCTGTGAAGAAGGTGGAGACGGAATCTGCGTAGCCACACCATTTGGTATCCTAAGCTTCCCCAACGCTTGCCAGGCAGAATGTGCAGGCTTTGGCCCTGATAGCTGGTTAGACGAATGCCCAGAGGACTGTATCTGTGACGATGAGTGGGCACCCGTATGTGTAGCTTTGGAAGATGGGCAGATCATTACTTTCGGCAATGCATGTGAGGCAGCTTGCTTTGGTTTCAGTGAAGCCGACTTTGTAGAATGTGCAGAAAACTGCGTTTGCCCACAAGTCTATGCACCGGTGTGTGTATCAGATCCAGCTACCGGCGAAATTATAGAATTCGTCAACGCTTGTTACGCCGAATGCGAAGGTTATGGCCCTGATCAGTATGAAAACTGTAATGACACTTGCGATTGTCCGGCTATCTGGGATCCTGTATGTGTCAATGGATTTGCGGGTCTTATTACTTTCCCCAATGCATGTGTCGCTGAATGCGAAGGGTTTACGCCTGACCAGTTTGTGGATTGTGAAGAGGATTGTAATTGTTATCATCTTTGGGATCCCGTTTGTGTAGCAACACCCAGCGGTGAAATAATCACCTTCGCCAACGCTTGTTATGCCGAATGCGAAGGATTCACGCCTGATCAGTTTGTGGATTGTGGCGAAGACTGTAATTGCGATGATTTCTACCTTCCGGTATGTGTAATTGATCCGGTCACTGGAGAGTTCTTGCAATTTGACAATCCATGTCTTGCTATCTGTGCAGGTTATGGAGCCGACCATATCTTCCCTTGTGACAATGGCAATGAGTGTTACGCCAATTTCAGCTACCTGTTTTATGATGATGCGGAACTGGGTCACAGAGTAACCTTTACCGATGAATCCTTTACACTAGATCCTATTACTTCTTGGTTCTGGGACTTTGGCGATGGGGCAACCTCCACCGAACAAAACCCTGAACATATCTACGAGGAAGCGGGTGTTTATGATGTTA is a window from the Lewinella sp. LCG006 genome containing:
- a CDS encoding PKD domain-containing protein; amino-acid sequence: MNKHFLLGLVFLLFGSLLGAQVTIFGQVSFGQEDGPIIPNWPVEIFFANGNEAATTTTADDGSYEVTLGVTFNVAEELEVRTLDICNGDYISTAFEAVPNEVEYQVNLIICSGIDPPPPTDCEPYFYYEQVPSDEGFAVHFFDISHPGEEGITSWTWDFGDGSTSNEQNPVHIYTTEGFYEVVLTISGEDCEATIVQLVTVHNQGNCNCPTDEYDPVCVFTPSGTVLEFVSPCFAECAGYGPDIYTSCNGNECGCPEFYAPVCVTGPDGTTIQFQNHCFAECEGYGPDHWLDCDDTCNCPEDLYEPVCVHTPFGGFVEFPNACFAECAGFEPGQYQSCDGGCECPEFYDPVCVTLDDGTVLTFSNFCFAQCEGYGPEDWTSCDDECGCEEGGDGICVATPFGILSFPNACQAECAGFGPDSWLDECPEDCICDDEWAPVCVALEDGQIITFGNACEAACFGFSEADFVECAENCVCPQVYAPVCVSDPATGEIIEFVNACYAECEGYGPDQYENCNDTCDCPAIWDPVCVNGFAGLITFPNACVAECEGFTPDQFVDCEEDCNCYHLWDPVCVATPSGEIITFANACYAECEGFTPDQFVDCGEDCNCDDFYLPVCVIDPVTGEFLQFDNPCLAICAGYGADHIFPCDNGNECYANFSYLFYDDAELGHRVTFTDESFTLDPITSWFWDFGDGATSTEQNPEHIYEEAGVYDVTLVIETAECGTLTVTYHLCVGDGGGVGGPACQSFFFFEQPNTDDLLSFQFIDFSLGDINAWIWDFGDGTTSTEPNPTHTYATEGFYVVSLTVISDDCESSIQIGVTAGSNVWYGDLECRAWFLPILNPATLEVYFINLSSPDAVQFEWDFGDGNTSTDPLAFHGYEAAGIYTVTLTTTSADGCTNTFSVTINLSGEEDGFTSNPVFSLVSSTEEPTTLKALSAAPNPTTDFVQLTWETSKAGDYSWQLFDLNGKLLQQQSLRSVGGLHQVNLDLSRQPAGIYLFRLQTSEGQQTLRLSKL